Part of the Imperialibacter roseus genome, TCAGGGATATGGCGAAGTTGAAGTAGGAGAATTCATTCGGGAGAACTGCGAAACTTGCTACATGCCTTTATTGAGCTTATCGAACCGATTCCTCGTGGCATCGCCGGAAGCTTGGTTTAAAACAATCGTTTCTTTTCCACCGTCATGGATCAAAATAAACGGCCCTTCTGTTGATTGCAAAAAAAGGAGGCACTCACCCATTCCCTGCACTTGAAAGTGCCCCTTGTACACTTCTCCCATATGAAAACCGTTGGTTTTAAGTTCGATCTTTCCAATTGCATCATTCAGGTTTGCATTTTCAATGGTGACTGTTGTTCCAAACAAACCTGATATCTGTAGCTGATTACCATCAATAGCAAACTCTGGGGGCTGGATGGAGAGATGTAAAAAGAAAAAAGTACCAAAAGTGAAGATGACGACAAATGCTGCGATAGAAAGTAGCTTAGTAGGGGAGGTCTTGTTGTGGTCGAATCGTTGTGCTTGAATGAGTGTAAATGGTAGTATGCACATGATTGAGACAATTGGCCATGAATCGGCTACATTCTTCCACCCCAGCCATAGAAAAAGGTAAGCACCAACGACAAGGACTAGTCCCATGGTGATGAAATGATTGCGTATCATCGAGGAGAGCCCGTCAACGTCTACATTTTTTCTCTTGTCTTCCGGCATGGTGTTGTAGCCTGCAATGAGCATAGGATAGGATTTAACAAGAAATCCCGTGCCGATAAGAAATGTGCCAATGATCAAATGAACCAGCTGTCCCATCTACTAAAAATAGCGATTTTTTTTCTTACCTCTCCCAGTATTTGCTCCTCTTATAATCCTTCAACCGAAGCTTACGGCCATCCCAGGCGACCATTTCCACGAGGATGTTTGGATAGGTTTGGGTGAAGATGTATTGGTTAATTTTTTCTTCGTCCAGCTGTACCGTCACTCGCCAGGTATCTTGCTGTGGCAATCCACCGGGTAGTGAATCGATGGCTTCAAGTGGCGCCACACTAAACTCCGCATCGTACACCCGGGGCATGTCGGCCCGGCTGTTGATTTGTGTGGCATACACCGGCATGCGGAACCATAGCTTGTCTTTGAATTTCAGGGTTCGCAGGGTGTAAGGCAGCTGATCTTCCCAAAGCGGGGTAGCATCCAGCATTTTGGTGTCGTCTCCCTGCCCGTCCCAGTAGCTGTGGTAGGTGTACTCCAGCTGACTGCCTTTTTCCTTCAGCATCTTGAAGGTGTTGCCGCACCATTCCTGGCTGGAGTTGGTGAATTTATGGATTTGCACCGGGTTGTTTCTGTGAAAGAAGATGCTTGTAAGAAAGTGGTAGGGATAATTGTCTGTAGGGATGTCAGCAAACTGGTTCACCTTCATTACTTCATAGAGGTCGGTTCTTTCGTAGTCATCTGTTTTTACGCCGAACTCAATATTGAAGTCCTCTTTTACCAGGATATAGACATAATCAAAATAGCGGGGTTTGTTGTAGATGGTCCGGGCGGCATTGTAAATGGCCACTTCAGCCTGCCCATCATCCCAAAGATCGTTTTTTGCCCAACTTGTGTCGAAATACTCATTGAGCCCCCGATCGTCAGGTGAGTCAAATACTTGATCGCAGGCTGTTGCCAATAGCAGAACGACTAAAGCAAAAAGGAATGGGTTGTAGGTCTTCATTCTATTATTAGTGTTTTGAGCCTCCCCAAATCATCGATGGTGTCCACATCGCTCAGAGGCGGGAGCTTGTGGAAGTCTTTGTTCTGGCTTTCAATATAGTCAGTTGTCTTTTTGTACACCGAGCTGGTGCTCCACTCAATGCCCTTGAAGATACCGCTGTCAAAAGTTTTCATTCCCAGCAAGTAGTAACCTCCATCACGGGCAGGGCCAATAATGAAATCACGAAAAGCAAGACACTCAAAACCCTTTTCGATATAGAGGGCTTCCAGTTCCAGACAATCGCTGCCAATGATGGCTGCCCTTTCATAGCCAAGCCCGACCACTTCTTCGAATGCATTGGACATGCGCTCGCCAAGGTCATCGCCCTTTTGCTGTTTCAATATGTATCCGGCGTTAGAGAAAATATCGTTTTCGGGAATGAAGCTGGAGTAGAAAACGTATTTGTCTTGCACGAGATCAGCGGTGATGTCTTTAGTGTGCTGTAACAGCTCAAGATAAACCTCAAGCGCTTTTTCATCACCAATGTCTTTTGCGAGGCGGGTCTTTACCTTGCCCAGCTCGGCATTTTTCACAAAAATAATGAGAGCTTCTTTAGTCATATACTTTTATCCCTTCCTTCAGCCACACTGACCAAAGCTTGTTGTAGCAATGCACACTGTCGGTTGCCTGGTTTTTCGAATTGACCACTGTGTACCCTTCGTTTTTCCATTCAAAAATACCACCGTACAAGTTTTGAACATCGGTATAGCCCAGGGCTTTCAGCTTTTCTCCAATTTTTTCGCTTCGATAGCCGACGGAGCAGTACACCACAATTGGCTGGTCTTTGGCAATGTCTTTGACCATTTCAGGCTTGAACGTTTCGTAGTCTACCCATTTGGCACCAGAAAGATGGCTAATATCAAACTCAGCTTTGGCTCTTGTGTCAAGTAAGATTGGCTTTTTTGCCTGT contains:
- a CDS encoding DUF3784 domain-containing protein, which produces MGQLVHLIIGTFLIGTGFLVKSYPMLIAGYNTMPEDKRKNVDVDGLSSMIRNHFITMGLVLVVGAYLFLWLGWKNVADSWPIVSIMCILPFTLIQAQRFDHNKTSPTKLLSIAAFVVIFTFGTFFFLHLSIQPPEFAIDGNQLQISGLFGTTVTIENANLNDAIGKIELKTNGFHMGEVYKGHFQVQGMGECLLFLQSTEGPFILIHDGGKETIVLNQASGDATRNRFDKLNKGM
- a CDS encoding TIGR04282 family arsenosugar biosynthesis glycosyltransferase, which encodes MTKEALIIFVKNAELGKVKTRLAKDIGDEKALEVYLELLQHTKDITADLVQDKYVFYSSFIPENDIFSNAGYILKQQKGDDLGERMSNAFEEVVGLGYERAAIIGSDCLELEALYIEKGFECLAFRDFIIGPARDGGYYLLGMKTFDSGIFKGIEWSTSSVYKKTTDYIESQNKDFHKLPPLSDVDTIDDLGRLKTLIIE
- a CDS encoding rhodanese-like domain-containing protein, translating into MTTPGRLLLLVFAIALPQFTQAQSAYDVLLSTLYSKSVPTISADSLASIQQAKKPILLDTRAKAEFDISHLSGAKWVDYETFKPEMVKDIAKDQPIVVYCSVGYRSEKIGEKLKALGYTDVQNLYGGIFEWKNEGYTVVNSKNQATDSVHCYNKLWSVWLKEGIKVYD